A part of Meleagris gallopavo isolate NT-WF06-2002-E0010 breed Aviagen turkey brand Nicholas breeding stock chromosome 28, Turkey_5.1, whole genome shotgun sequence genomic DNA contains:
- the ELF3 gene encoding ETS-related transcription factor Elf-3 produces MAASCEISNIFSNYISAMYQPEEVQLPLDVLGCPGEDSSMGLSLSTSQPLAEGTDKPEWFGELPYFWTKVQVLEWISYHVEKNKYDASSIDFSCCNMDGRALCHCTRDQMRLIFGPLGDELYDRLHEITSDELSWIIELLEKEDADSQETSLDSSHLELGNPCAKDSLEDLKPTNPFLATDFTCLSGAMSPGSSDLSGPVMSHSPNSQDSGGSDLDLDPLEAKLFPEDDFAGSKKGDGKHGKRKRGRPRKLSKDSRECLEGRKSKHSPRGTHLWEFIRDILIHPELNEGLMKWEDRREGVFKFLRSEAVAQLWGQKKKNSSMTYEKLSRAMRYYYKREILERVDGRRLVYKFGKNSSGWKEEEVLNRNKEL; encoded by the exons ATGGCGGCATCCTGTGAGATCAGCAACATCTTCTCCAACTACATCAGCGCCATGTACCAACCCGAGGAGGTGCAGCTGCCCCTGGATGTGCTGGGATGCCCCGGGGaggacagcagcatggggctGAGCCTCTCCACCAGCCAACCCCTGGCAGAGGGCACAG ACAAGCCGGAGTGGTTCGGTGAGCTCCCGTACTTCTGGACCAAGGTGCAGGTGCTGGAGTGGATCAGCTACCATGTGGAGAAGAACAAGTACGATGCCAGCTCCATTgacttctcctgctgcaacATGGATGGGCGCGCGCTCTGCCACTGCACCAGGGACCAGATGCGCCTCATATTTGGGCCGCTGGGGGATGAGCTGTATGACCGCCTGCATGAGATCA CCTCTGATGAGCTGAGCTGGATCATCGAGCTGCTGGAGAAAGAGGATGCGGATTCCCAAGAGACCTCTCTGGACAGCAGCCACCTGG AGCTCGGCAATCCCTGTGCCAAGGACTCCCTGGAGGACCTGAAGCCCACAAACCCTTTCCTCGCCACAGACTTCACCTGCTTGTCTGGCGCCATGTCCCCAGGCAGCTCTGACCTCTCAG GGCCCGTGATGTCCCACAGTCCCAACTCCCAGGACTCCGGTGGAAGTGACCTTGACCTCGATCCCTTGGAAGCAAAGCTTTTTCCTGAGG ATGACTTCGCAGGCAGCAAGAAAGGGGATGGCAAACATGGCAAGCGGAAACGGGGCCGGCCCCGAAAACTCAGCAAGGACAGCAGAGAGTGCCTGGAGGGTCGGAAAAGCAAGCACT CCCCACGAGGAACTCACCTGTGGGAGTTCATCCGTGATATCCTGATCCACCCCGAGCTGAACGAGGGGCTGATGAAGTGGGAGGACCGACGTGAGGGCGTCTTCAAGTTCCTGCGCTCCGAGGCGGTGGCTCAGCTCTGGgggcagaagaagaagaacagCAGCATGACCTACGAGAAGCTGAGCCGAGCAATGCG ATATTACTACAAACGGGAGATCTTGGAGAGGGTCGATGGACGCCGCCTGGTCTACAAGTTTGGGAAGAACTCCAGTGgatggaaggaggaggaggtgctCAACAGGAACAAGGAGCTGTAG